In Gemmatimonadaceae bacterium, the following proteins share a genomic window:
- a CDS encoding transcription termination/antitermination NusG family protein — MDRKFDVASEMHGLSWLLVYTKPGAESWAEINLRNQGFTTLMPRVVARGRTAPLFPRYVFVGCPAGARIQSLHSTFGILYVVQCGEQPARVPGDVLEEIRGRMNEHGVVHIDRGAPADELFARRERDRVRALVKFAQAGFRVRSA, encoded by the coding sequence ATGGACCGGAAGTTCGACGTCGCAAGCGAGATGCATGGTCTGTCGTGGCTGCTCGTCTATACGAAGCCCGGCGCCGAATCCTGGGCGGAGATCAATCTCCGGAACCAGGGCTTCACGACGTTGATGCCGCGCGTGGTCGCGCGTGGACGGACGGCGCCGCTGTTTCCACGATACGTGTTCGTGGGCTGTCCGGCGGGAGCGCGAATCCAATCGCTGCACAGCACCTTCGGCATTCTCTATGTCGTGCAGTGCGGCGAACAACCGGCGCGGGTGCCGGGCGACGTGCTCGAGGAGATTCGCGGCCGCATGAACGAGCACGGCGTGGTGCACATCGACCGCGGCGCGCCGGCGGATGAGCTGTTCGCGCGCCGGGAGCGCGACCGGGTGCGCGCGTTGGTCAAGTTCGCACAGGCCGGCTTCCGGGTTCGCTCGGCATAG
- the asnB gene encoding asparagine synthase (glutamine-hydrolyzing), with the protein MCGIAGVVGVPGDQRGLAERLLGALRHRGPDDEGIEHVAPAVTLVHSRLAIIDPTSAGHEPMRDERGNWIVYNGEVFNYREINARLAEHGTSARTRSDTETILRAHVTWGDDAVQHFRGMFAYALFERASNRVLITRDRLGIKPMYLSRPAAGGLVFASQLRALLALGSEIVARRVNRSAIESFLAQGAVQGDESIVDGIVQLAPGSQLSLDAETGRELRLRRYWQLARTDFDGSSRAEFVDRLSRVAREAVGLRLRSDVPMGLFLSGGVDSTAMLALASEHQSSGLRTLTVGFDDPDFDETAIARRTAARFGAEHETLTLTASDVLGSVPALLDAVDQPTVDGANIFFVSRAARASGLTVALSGLGADELFGGYASFSDVPRAVAWRRRIPGRALANVARYAAVGRAGAKVVEAMRRDAEPLQMYLLRRELFLPDERRALHTLPSEVDAVTGLRHEQLALVRHRAATLDPIAATSLFELELYMGSMLLRDGDAFSMAAPIEYRVPFLDHELVETAFAAPSAWKRRDPRPKPLLLDAVGARMPAETWQAPKRGFTFPWQSWLGAGGALNTLARDAVHDTAVWRDLAIDSRGIADLWQRFSRNQRRVGALQILGVVVLRDYAARHGLTA; encoded by the coding sequence ATGTGCGGCATCGCGGGAGTCGTCGGCGTACCGGGCGACCAGCGCGGACTGGCCGAGCGGCTGCTGGGCGCGTTGCGTCATCGCGGGCCCGACGACGAAGGCATCGAACACGTCGCGCCGGCGGTCACACTCGTGCACAGCCGGCTCGCGATCATCGATCCCACGTCCGCCGGCCACGAGCCGATGCGCGACGAACGCGGCAACTGGATCGTGTACAACGGCGAGGTCTTCAACTATCGCGAGATCAACGCCCGCTTGGCCGAGCATGGCACGTCGGCCCGTACGCGTTCGGATACGGAGACGATCCTCCGCGCGCACGTCACGTGGGGCGACGACGCCGTACAGCACTTCCGCGGCATGTTCGCCTACGCACTGTTCGAGCGCGCGTCCAACCGCGTGCTGATCACGCGCGACCGCCTCGGCATCAAGCCGATGTATCTCTCTCGTCCCGCCGCGGGAGGTCTCGTCTTCGCCAGCCAGCTTCGTGCCCTGCTCGCGCTCGGCAGCGAGATTGTGGCGCGGCGCGTCAATCGCTCGGCGATCGAGAGTTTTCTCGCGCAGGGCGCCGTGCAGGGCGACGAGTCGATCGTCGATGGAATCGTGCAGCTCGCGCCGGGATCGCAACTGTCGCTCGACGCGGAGACCGGGCGGGAGTTGCGGTTGCGCCGCTATTGGCAATTGGCGCGCACCGATTTCGACGGATCGTCGCGCGCGGAATTCGTCGACCGATTGAGCCGCGTCGCCCGCGAGGCGGTTGGGCTGCGACTCCGCAGCGATGTGCCGATGGGACTCTTCCTGAGCGGCGGCGTCGACTCGACCGCGATGCTCGCGTTGGCCAGCGAGCACCAATCGAGCGGACTCCGCACGCTCACCGTCGGCTTCGATGATCCCGACTTCGACGAGACCGCGATCGCGCGGCGTACGGCGGCGCGATTCGGCGCGGAGCACGAGACGTTGACGCTCACCGCGAGCGACGTGCTCGGCTCCGTGCCCGCGCTGCTCGATGCGGTCGATCAACCCACGGTGGACGGCGCGAACATCTTCTTCGTGAGCCGCGCGGCACGCGCGAGTGGATTGACCGTCGCGTTGTCCGGGCTTGGCGCAGACGAGTTGTTCGGCGGCTACGCGAGTTTCTCCGACGTCCCGCGCGCTGTCGCGTGGCGACGCCGAATTCCCGGACGCGCGCTGGCGAACGTCGCGCGGTATGCGGCCGTCGGGCGCGCGGGCGCCAAGGTCGTCGAGGCGATGCGCCGCGATGCCGAGCCGTTGCAGATGTACTTGTTGCGCCGCGAGCTCTTTCTTCCCGACGAGCGCCGCGCGCTGCACACGCTGCCGTCCGAGGTCGATGCGGTGACGGGCCTTCGCCACGAACAGTTGGCGCTCGTGCGTCATCGCGCGGCGACGCTCGACCCGATCGCGGCCACGAGCCTGTTCGAGCTGGAGCTCTACATGGGCAGCATGCTGCTGCGCGACGGCGACGCGTTCAGCATGGCGGCGCCGATCGAGTATCGCGTGCCGTTTCTCGACCACGAGCTCGTCGAGACCGCGTTCGCGGCGCCGAGTGCGTGGAAGCGGCGCGATCCGCGGCCGAAGCCGTTGTTGCTCGACGCGGTCGGCGCGCGGATGCCGGCCGAAACGTGGCAAGCGCCCAAGCGGGGATTCACGTTTCCGTGGCAGAGTTGGCTCGGCGCCGGTGGCGCGCTCAACACGCTCGCGCGCGACGCCGTGCACGACACGGCTGTGTGGCGCGATCTCGCGATCGATTCACGCGGTATCGCCGATTTGTGGCAGCGGTTCTCGAGAAATCAGCGTCGCGTCGGCGCGCTGCAGATTCTCGGAGTCGTGGTGCTTCGCGACTACGCGGCCCGCCATGGTCTCACGGCCTGA
- a CDS encoding glycosyltransferase family 4 protein produces the protein MRIVFVASAAQLGGAELSLLDVCASVRAARPGWPLALVVPGEGPLAERAIAERIDVITAPYPDALARFGDSSWDGVGKNDNASMRRMLSAASAATRYGFALRSRLRALQPDIVHANGFKAQLLAAWWRPSNARVIWHMRDFVSNRPLMARALRASSHRCDLAIANSASVAADTRDVCGRALAIEVVHNAIDLERFSPTGATLDLDALANLPSAPEGTIRVGLLATLANWKGHDVFVDAMAMLPADLPVRGYVIGGSLYETLGSQHSLERVRAHVVACGMSSRVGVTGYVERSDAALRALDVVVHASERAEPFGRVVAEAAACRRATIVSPRGGVTEIIEDGVTALTHEPGNAKSLAGQIERLVREPALRERIASAANAVAVDRFDRARLADALLPIYDSLHAHERARVAT, from the coding sequence ATGCGAATTGTCTTCGTTGCCTCGGCGGCGCAGTTGGGCGGCGCGGAGCTCAGTCTTCTCGACGTGTGCGCAAGCGTGCGGGCCGCGCGGCCCGGATGGCCGCTGGCGCTCGTCGTCCCTGGCGAGGGTCCACTCGCTGAGCGCGCGATCGCCGAACGTATTGACGTCATCACGGCGCCGTATCCCGATGCGCTCGCGCGATTCGGGGACTCATCGTGGGATGGCGTTGGAAAAAACGACAACGCTTCGATGCGTCGTATGTTGTCAGCCGCGTCGGCGGCGACGCGATACGGATTTGCGCTGCGCTCGCGGCTTCGTGCGCTGCAACCGGACATCGTACACGCCAACGGATTCAAGGCGCAGCTGCTGGCCGCTTGGTGGCGGCCGTCGAACGCACGCGTGATCTGGCACATGCGTGACTTCGTCAGCAATCGGCCGTTGATGGCGCGTGCGCTGCGCGCATCGTCGCACCGATGCGACTTGGCCATCGCGAACTCAGCGAGTGTCGCGGCGGATACGCGCGACGTGTGCGGACGCGCGCTCGCGATCGAGGTGGTGCACAACGCGATCGATCTCGAGCGGTTTTCGCCGACCGGAGCGACGCTCGATCTCGATGCACTGGCGAATCTGCCGTCTGCGCCCGAAGGCACGATTCGCGTCGGTCTGCTCGCGACGTTGGCGAACTGGAAAGGACACGACGTGTTCGTCGATGCGATGGCGATGCTCCCCGCTGATTTGCCGGTGCGCGGCTACGTCATCGGCGGATCGCTATACGAAACGCTCGGCAGCCAGCATTCGCTCGAGCGAGTGCGAGCGCACGTCGTGGCGTGCGGCATGTCGAGCCGCGTCGGGGTGACCGGCTACGTCGAACGCTCGGACGCCGCGCTGCGCGCGCTCGACGTCGTCGTGCACGCGAGCGAGCGCGCCGAACCGTTCGGGCGCGTTGTCGCGGAAGCAGCGGCGTGCCGTCGCGCCACGATCGTGAGTCCACGCGGAGGCGTGACGGAGATCATCGAGGATGGCGTGACGGCGTTGACGCACGAACCGGGAAACGCAAAGTCACTCGCCGGGCAGATCGAGCGGCTCGTGCGCGAGCCGGCATTGCGAGAACGCATCGCGTCGGCGGCGAATGCGGTCGCGGTCGATCGCTTCGATCGCGCCCGGCTCGCCGACGCGCTGCTTCCGATCTACGACAGCCTTCATGCGCACGAGCGCGCGCGAGTTGCCACGTGA
- a CDS encoding glycosyltransferase: MKLLHVYSGNLYGGAEAFLAALGAFAGSLSAEQHFALCFEGRLSRELETAGVPVHQLGEARVRYPWTVRRARSRLRDVMRTHRIDGVMFHSTWAYALFAATARQMDRTVALYLHGPARGTHWLDRLARRVTPDVLIANSAYTAAVSAEMFAGVPASIVACPVPAPPAFEADTRLAVRQELGIGDDAVMIVQASRMEPFKGHRELLHALAALRDVPSWVCCIVGGPQRPAEEAYYAELVALPATLGIADRVHFTGERRDVRRLLAAADIHCQPNTAPDAFGIAFVEAMYAGLPVVTTGLGGALEVVDEHSGILVPSGEARALASALAILIHEPATRHRLGAHGPSRAAALCDTATQCQRLVDVVTDRITLTRASTPA, from the coding sequence GTGAAGCTTCTGCACGTGTACAGCGGCAACCTGTATGGTGGCGCGGAAGCATTCCTCGCGGCGCTTGGCGCGTTCGCCGGTTCGCTTTCGGCCGAACAGCATTTCGCCCTCTGCTTCGAGGGTCGCCTGTCGCGAGAGCTCGAGACCGCCGGCGTGCCGGTCCATCAGCTGGGTGAAGCTCGCGTGCGCTACCCGTGGACCGTGCGGCGTGCGCGGTCGCGATTGCGCGACGTCATGCGCACGCACCGAATCGATGGCGTGATGTTTCATTCGACGTGGGCCTATGCGCTGTTTGCGGCGACCGCGCGGCAGATGGATCGCACCGTGGCGCTTTACCTCCACGGCCCGGCGCGCGGGACACATTGGCTCGACCGGTTGGCACGGCGCGTGACGCCGGATGTGCTCATCGCCAACAGCGCATATACGGCCGCGGTAAGCGCCGAGATGTTCGCCGGCGTGCCGGCATCGATCGTGGCCTGTCCCGTCCCGGCGCCACCGGCGTTCGAGGCCGATACGAGGCTGGCGGTGCGGCAGGAGCTCGGAATCGGCGACGATGCCGTCATGATCGTTCAAGCGAGCCGGATGGAACCGTTCAAGGGTCACCGGGAGCTTCTGCATGCGCTCGCGGCGCTGCGCGATGTGCCGAGCTGGGTGTGCTGCATCGTCGGCGGCCCGCAGCGTCCCGCTGAAGAAGCGTATTACGCCGAACTGGTCGCGCTGCCGGCGACGCTCGGCATCGCGGATCGCGTGCACTTCACTGGCGAGCGGCGCGACGTGCGGCGCTTGCTCGCGGCGGCGGACATCCATTGCCAACCGAACACGGCGCCCGATGCGTTCGGCATCGCGTTCGTCGAAGCGATGTACGCCGGCCTTCCCGTCGTCACCACCGGGCTGGGTGGTGCATTAGAGGTAGTAGATGAGCATTCTGGAATACTCGTTCCGTCCGGCGAGGCGCGCGCGCTCGCCTCGGCGCTCGCCATACTGATTCACGAGCCGGCAACGCGACACCGCCTCGGCGCCCACGGACCGAGCCGGGCGGCGGCCCTCTGTGATACCGCGACGCAATGCCAACGGCTAGTCGACGTGGTGACGGACCGCATCACGCTCACTCGCGCAAGTACTCCGGCATGA
- a CDS encoding glycosyltransferase family 1 protein, translating into MNVVLDGRSLASPAMRGWDRYTVGLVRALVARGIAVTLAHRERSPLCLPHVEGIDCRTVALADRGGLSWEQVSLPRYLAQAKADVYHAPAEHGVPLVSPCPVTLTVHSVTTASYRSLIASGVLAGRISDYLDVPNAGAVRSMKDVYYRFQLRRPEHIFTPSRFCRDEVIEHLGAAPERVTATPLAVGSEFTAPMTDGATRAATLARHGVVAPYLLYVGGFERHKNVAGLLDVFAEVKRVRADLSLVIVGSGAVPDDLRACASRRGLRVDRDVRFLSNVTADLVALYDAAELFVSLSWRESFGLPALEAMSRGVSVIVSGLGAAREVVGDVGTLVNPSRPDEIVRAIVGALAMSPSAREQQRSRAVRRSREFSWSATADRTIAVYEALVRRELVAAS; encoded by the coding sequence ATGAACGTCGTGTTGGATGGTCGTTCGCTCGCGTCGCCCGCGATGCGCGGGTGGGATCGATATACGGTCGGTCTCGTGCGCGCGCTCGTCGCGCGCGGCATCGCGGTCACGCTCGCGCACCGCGAGCGCAGTCCGCTGTGCCTGCCGCACGTCGAGGGCATCGATTGCCGAACGGTCGCGCTTGCCGATCGGGGCGGACTGTCGTGGGAGCAAGTGTCTCTGCCGCGATATCTCGCTCAGGCAAAAGCCGACGTCTATCACGCTCCCGCCGAGCATGGTGTGCCGCTCGTGTCGCCGTGTCCGGTGACGTTGACGGTGCACAGCGTCACGACCGCGAGCTACCGCTCGCTGATCGCGTCGGGTGTTCTCGCCGGCCGAATCTCCGACTATCTGGACGTACCGAACGCCGGCGCCGTTCGCTCGATGAAGGACGTGTATTATCGGTTTCAGCTTCGCCGCCCCGAGCACATCTTCACGCCATCGCGCTTCTGTCGCGACGAAGTCATCGAACACCTTGGCGCCGCGCCGGAGCGCGTAACGGCAACGCCGCTCGCGGTCGGCTCCGAGTTCACCGCGCCAATGACGGATGGTGCGACACGCGCCGCGACGCTGGCGCGACACGGCGTCGTTGCGCCGTATCTGCTCTACGTAGGCGGTTTCGAGCGGCACAAGAATGTCGCGGGCCTGCTCGACGTCTTCGCGGAAGTGAAACGCGTTCGCGCGGATCTGTCGCTCGTCATCGTCGGGTCGGGCGCTGTACCAGATGACCTTCGCGCATGTGCATCGCGGCGGGGCCTGCGAGTCGATCGCGACGTCCGCTTCCTCTCGAACGTGACGGCCGATCTCGTTGCACTGTACGACGCCGCCGAGCTCTTCGTCTCGCTTTCCTGGCGCGAAAGCTTCGGCTTGCCGGCACTCGAAGCCATGAGCCGCGGCGTATCCGTCATCGTCAGCGGCCTCGGCGCGGCGCGTGAAGTCGTCGGCGACGTTGGGACGCTCGTGAATCCAAGCCGGCCTGATGAAATCGTTCGCGCGATTGTCGGCGCACTCGCGATGTCGCCCTCGGCGCGCGAGCAGCAGCGGTCGCGCGCCGTTCGGCGTTCGCGCGAATTCAGCTGGTCGGCGACCGCGGATCGAACGATTGCCGTCTACGAGGCGCTGGTGCGCCGCGAGCTCGTGGCCGCGTCGTGA
- a CDS encoding glycosyltransferase family 4 protein has translation MSDDITTTYVLVSGDFTTWGGMDRANYALAWYLADGLGVSVHLVAHGVAEPLASHRNVTWHRVDKPFGRYGLASPVLASRGRRVARELSRVGARVVVNGGNCVWSDVNWIHAVHAAWANRDTHAPRLFRLRNGLQKHVARRAEGRALRTAATIITNSRRARSQVIEHVGVPPECVTAVYYGIDPTIFRPASRAERDAARSRLGWTLDRPVVLFIGALGHDRNKGVDVLVDTWRRLCADERWDVDLVLAGGGAEVDTWRATVAAEGLERRIDFFGFTKQIPDLLAAADALVSPTHYDAYGLGVHEALCCGLPAFVTRSAGVAERYPESLSGLLLDDPPQAADLAARMRSWRERMPEFRVAVAPFGEKLRTRTWDDMARDIKQKLDDTR, from the coding sequence GTGAGCGACGATATCACCACGACGTACGTGCTCGTCAGCGGCGACTTCACGACGTGGGGCGGCATGGACCGCGCGAATTATGCGCTGGCGTGGTATCTCGCGGACGGGCTCGGGGTGTCGGTGCATCTCGTCGCGCACGGGGTTGCCGAACCGTTGGCATCGCACCGCAACGTCACGTGGCATCGCGTCGACAAACCATTCGGCCGCTACGGCCTCGCGTCGCCCGTGCTCGCGTCACGCGGCCGGCGTGTTGCGCGGGAGCTGAGCCGCGTCGGGGCGCGCGTCGTCGTCAACGGCGGCAACTGCGTCTGGTCCGACGTGAACTGGATTCACGCGGTGCATGCCGCGTGGGCCAATCGCGACACGCATGCGCCCCGGTTGTTCCGTTTGCGCAACGGTCTGCAAAAGCACGTTGCTCGGCGTGCCGAGGGGCGTGCGCTTCGCACGGCCGCCACGATCATCACGAATTCGCGGCGCGCGCGATCGCAGGTGATCGAGCATGTCGGCGTTCCGCCCGAATGCGTGACTGCCGTCTACTACGGTATCGATCCGACGATCTTTCGGCCCGCGTCTCGTGCCGAGCGCGATGCGGCGCGCTCCCGTCTCGGTTGGACGCTCGACCGACCCGTCGTGTTGTTCATCGGCGCGCTCGGACACGATCGCAACAAGGGCGTCGACGTGCTGGTGGATACCTGGCGTCGTCTGTGCGCCGACGAGCGATGGGACGTCGACCTCGTGCTCGCCGGCGGCGGCGCGGAAGTCGACACGTGGCGCGCGACGGTGGCCGCCGAGGGGCTCGAACGTCGCATCGACTTCTTCGGTTTCACGAAACAGATCCCTGATTTGCTCGCCGCGGCGGACGCGCTCGTGAGTCCAACACACTACGATGCATACGGCCTGGGCGTACACGAGGCACTGTGTTGCGGACTACCGGCGTTCGTGACGCGATCGGCCGGCGTTGCGGAACGGTATCCGGAATCGCTTTCGGGATTGCTGCTCGACGATCCGCCGCAAGCCGCCGATCTCGCCGCGCGCATGCGCTCCTGGCGCGAGCGCATGCCGGAATTCCGAGTCGCCGTGGCACCGTTCGGTGAAAAGCTGCGCACGCGCACCTGGGACGATATGGCTCGAGACATCAAACAAAAGCTCGACGACACACGTTGA
- a CDS encoding glycosyltransferase family 4 protein has protein sequence MSSTHDVVLVMIEPPLPFGNAAARWYYVLLKQLVTRGHRVRAFATTRTRAQADEALALFSEPEYDLRCYPQQERRTYAAAKWASVREPFSYVFSERMRADLGGELARGYGVLHLEQLWSGWLAPRDTTRTVVNVHFLYTVDLAPQAGDPPRPFSERTRFRHTQWAEQRLLRRFSTITTLTPRLSQCTERINPRARVQTIPLALDHTLYDASPVRTGSRAPVVGLIGSFDWPPSRRAARRLIESLWPQIKARVPDARLVVVGRSAARALAEFRAVTGLEIHEDVPDARPYFVDLDVLLYAPTEGSGMKVKVLEAMAHGVPVVTTTAGAEGLDVIDGVHADVSDVDAVLIDRCVALLRDPSLRARRAEHARTLVRTQCDPERCVALVESVHARIAAPVEQTT, from the coding sequence ATGTCATCCACGCACGACGTCGTTCTCGTGATGATCGAGCCGCCGTTGCCGTTCGGCAACGCCGCGGCGCGCTGGTATTACGTGCTGCTCAAGCAGCTCGTCACGCGCGGACATCGCGTGCGTGCGTTCGCGACAACCCGCACGCGTGCGCAGGCCGACGAAGCCCTCGCGCTGTTTTCAGAGCCCGAGTATGACCTGCGCTGTTACCCGCAGCAGGAGCGGCGAACGTATGCGGCCGCCAAGTGGGCCAGCGTGCGCGAGCCCTTCTCGTACGTGTTCAGCGAGCGGATGCGCGCCGATCTCGGCGGCGAGCTGGCGCGCGGATACGGCGTGTTGCACTTGGAGCAGCTGTGGAGCGGATGGTTGGCGCCACGCGACACGACACGGACTGTGGTCAACGTTCACTTCCTTTATACGGTCGACTTGGCACCGCAGGCGGGCGACCCACCGCGGCCGTTCTCGGAACGTACGCGTTTCCGGCACACGCAGTGGGCGGAGCAGCGGCTGCTGCGCCGGTTTTCAACGATCACGACGCTGACGCCACGCCTTTCGCAATGCACGGAGCGCATCAATCCGCGCGCGCGCGTGCAGACGATCCCGCTGGCGCTGGATCACACACTGTATGACGCATCGCCGGTTCGCACCGGCTCGCGCGCGCCAGTCGTGGGACTTATCGGCTCGTTCGACTGGCCGCCGAGCCGCCGCGCCGCGCGCCGGCTGATTGAGTCGCTGTGGCCGCAGATCAAAGCGCGAGTGCCGGACGCGCGATTGGTCGTCGTCGGCCGCTCCGCTGCGCGCGCACTCGCGGAGTTTCGTGCCGTCACGGGTCTCGAGATTCACGAGGACGTGCCCGACGCGCGACCGTACTTCGTGGATCTCGACGTGCTGTTGTACGCGCCGACCGAAGGAAGCGGCATGAAGGTGAAAGTGCTCGAGGCGATGGCGCACGGAGTTCCCGTCGTCACGACGACGGCCGGTGCCGAGGGCCTCGATGTCATCGACGGCGTGCATGCGGACGTGTCCGACGTCGATGCGGTGCTCATCGACCGCTGCGTCGCCTTGTTGCGCGATCCGTCGCTTCGAGCTCGCCGCGCCGAACACGCGCGAACGCTCGTACGCACGCAATGTGATCCCGAACGCTGTGTTGCGCTCGTCGAGTCCGTGCATGCGCGCATTGCGGCACCGGTCGAGCAAACGACATGA
- a CDS encoding acyltransferase yields MTATAPPAISPLPAAPRSVAPSAPEKSGRYLPTLDGWRALAIAGVMIAHGTAAVFGPTGSHPWAAAFRATRYGALGVDVFFGISGFLICTRLLEERARFGRVSLAGFYIRRAFRILPPYVAYLAIAAGLGLVGVLPVATREIAACVLFVRNYYLSAQSGGWYTAHFWSLAVEEHFYLLWPALLVFARRRALLVAAMLAIAVGLWRVAAFRVAPIPGVSFYERTDIRLDALMWGCWTAILVSEHRASLTRWLRPRVCALLALAFVVCVRWSPPLAMTWQALIVPLVLLGTVLHPRTFVGRMLDTAAMRWIGVLSYSLYLWQQLFLTPLDTRAPALGMLQRWPVNIVAVFAAASLSYYLVERPSMAVGRRLAARQANR; encoded by the coding sequence ATGACGGCCACGGCCCCTCCGGCAATTTCACCGCTACCGGCCGCGCCGCGTTCCGTCGCGCCGAGTGCGCCGGAAAAGAGTGGCCGGTACTTGCCGACGCTCGACGGATGGCGCGCGCTCGCGATAGCCGGCGTCATGATCGCGCACGGCACGGCCGCCGTCTTCGGACCAACCGGCAGCCATCCGTGGGCCGCGGCCTTCCGCGCGACGCGATACGGCGCACTCGGCGTCGATGTGTTCTTCGGCATCAGCGGATTCCTCATCTGCACGCGCTTGTTGGAAGAGAGAGCGCGGTTCGGCCGCGTCTCGCTCGCGGGATTTTACATCCGTCGCGCGTTTCGGATTCTGCCGCCGTACGTGGCGTACCTCGCGATCGCGGCGGGGCTGGGACTGGTGGGTGTGTTGCCTGTGGCGACTCGCGAGATCGCCGCGTGCGTGCTCTTCGTGCGCAACTACTATCTGAGCGCCCAGAGCGGCGGATGGTACACCGCGCACTTCTGGTCCCTCGCCGTCGAGGAGCACTTCTACCTGCTGTGGCCTGCGCTGCTGGTCTTCGCGCGTCGTCGCGCGCTGCTCGTCGCGGCCATGCTCGCGATTGCCGTCGGTCTTTGGCGAGTGGCCGCGTTTCGCGTTGCGCCAATACCCGGCGTTTCATTTTACGAACGCACCGACATTCGGCTCGACGCGCTCATGTGGGGGTGCTGGACCGCGATCCTCGTGTCCGAGCATCGTGCGTCGCTCACGCGGTGGCTCAGGCCCCGGGTGTGCGCGCTGCTTGCGCTTGCGTTCGTCGTGTGCGTGCGCTGGTCGCCGCCGCTCGCCATGACGTGGCAGGCGCTCATCGTGCCACTCGTGCTGCTCGGCACCGTGCTCCATCCGAGGACGTTCGTCGGTCGGATGCTCGACACCGCGGCCATGCGATGGATCGGCGTGCTGTCATACAGTCTCTACCTGTGGCAGCAGCTTTTTCTGACGCCGCTCGATACGCGCGCGCCGGCCCTCGGAATGCTTCAGCGTTGGCCCGTGAACATCGTCGCCGTGTTCGCCGCGGCATCGTTGAGCTACTACCTCGTCGAGCGTCCGTCGATGGCGGTTGGCCGCCGACTCGCTGCGCGGCAAGCGAATCGATGA